The Maridesulfovibrio bastinii DSM 16055 sequence TCCTACTGTGATCAGGTTATTCTGATTACTCCCGGAACAGATGGAGCGCTTGCCCTTGCAATGATGCATGTTCTTGAGAAGGAAGGTCTGGCTGATTCAGAATTTTTAAAGACTCAAGCCGAAGGGTATTCTGAGTTTCGTGAAACTCTTGAGAACTATACCCCGGAGTGGGCAGAAAAAATTACCGGTGTTCCAGCTGAAGTAATTGTTAAACTGGCTCGTGAATTCGGTGCTGTCAAAGCTCCGGCCATAATTCTTGGAAGCGGTAACTCCCGTTATGGAAACGGTGGTATGACCGTGAGACTGATTACCATACTTTCGGCCTTTACCGGTGCCTGGAATAAAAAAGGCGGCGGTTATTGCGGAAGCAATCCAAACAGCAAGTCATATGTAGATAAAAATAGAATCACACGCCCTGATCTGCGCAGCAACAGCGCGCGTTTTGTTAATATAAATAAAATTTCCTCAGCTCTTAACGGTGAAGCTGGCGAAAGTCCCATAAAATGCCTTCATGTTTATGCCTGTAATCCCGTGGCATCGGTTGCGGACCAGCAGGGTATTGTCAAGGGAATGAGCCGGGCGGATCTTTTTACCGTGGTGCATGAAAGGTTTATGACCGATACTGCGCGTTACGCAGATATAATTCTTCCCGCAACTTTCTCAGTGGAACAGTCGGACTGCCATACCGCTTACGGCTATTGTTCGTTCGGTGTTTCCAGAAAAGTAGTTCCGGCTCCCGGTGAATGCAAAAGTAACTGGGATATTTTCTGTATGCTGGCAGAAGGCATGGGATTTGATGACGATCACTTCAAACGCAGTGAAGACGATTTGCTTGATGAGCTGCTGGCAAATCCTATGTCAGGCCTTCAGGAAATCTCTGAATCCGATAAAAAAGTTTTTGCAGAGGGTGGAACTGTTTCTATTGCTTACTCCGATCATACAGACTGGCAGACTCCGTCAGGAAAGCTTCAGATAATTAATAACTCTCTGGAAGATAAACTTCCTGTTTATCGTGAGTGCTATGGTGGTGACTATCCCTTAAAACTAATTTCCGTTCCAAGCTCTGAAACTTTGAATTCAATCTTTCTTGAACGTGATGAGTTGATGGAGCGCAGAGGTGAAATGACCTTGCAGATGCACCCCGCGGATGCTGAAGCCCGAGGGATTTCAGACGGTGATTCGATTGTAGCCTGTAATGAACAGGGAAAGGTTGTTTTTACTGCTGCGCTTACACCTCTTATTGCCAGAGGAGCGGTTGCGGCTGTCGGTGTTTTTAAAACTATGCAGTCTGCAAACGGAAACCTTGTAAACACACTCCATCATGAACGGCTTTCAGATATCGGAGAAGCAACTACAATGAATGATAATACTGTGGAAATAAGAAAAGCCTGATAATTTTGACTGATTAAATAAAAAAGGTCCGGTTTTGCCCAAGGCGTTCAGCATAGGTGTGGACCATGCTGAACTGGAGAACTTAAAAAGGAAACCCCCGAAAGTCGGGGGTTTCCTTTTGCGACCTGCCTCGGTGTAAGCCAATAAAGGTAGGTGGGAGTCCTGTTATATGCCAGCAAACAATTGCCTTTTGGCATATTCAGCTACGGCCTTTTCGAGCATTTCCTGCCAATCGTTGAACTGAGTACGTTCTCGAACTAACTCCTGCAACATTTGGTTGTCCTCAAGAGATTCTTTTTCTGTATCAATATCAATCGGATCAAACATTTCTTGGACATCAGAAAACGAAGTGTATTGCCTCATGAAATCTTGGGGAAAAAGCTCGGCAAAATTAACTTCTTGTGAGCCTTCCATCTGCTTGGCATTGTTTTCCAGCCGTTTGAATTTCTTACTTAACTCGTCAAATCCTTTCATTGTTCTTCTCCATTTGTATTTTGTATCAACGCCCGCATAGTATACTATTTGAAATCCAATATTCAACTCAATTTATTAATCTGATAAAATCAACACTCTAGGGTTGGCAAAATATCTTGCTGGCAAAAGAGTATCCCCCAACCCATACGGGCCGGGGGATATTTTGTGATTTGCGAACCAAAAGTCCACACCTTTACTGAACGGCTCGGGTTTTGCCGGACCTTTTTTATTTAATCTATTGCTTTGATTACAGGACCTTGAATTTCTTCGGTTCACCGCCTCTGCCGTCAATAAGGTGTACGGCGCAGGCTATACAGGGATCAAAGGAGTGAATGGTTCTCAGAATTTCAACCGGACGATCAGGATCAGGACACGGACAGCCCATAAGTGACTGTTCGGCAGGACTGAGCTTTCCATTGGCGCATCTTGGTCCAAGGTTCCATGTTGAAGGCACAACAAGCTGGAAGTTATCAATTTTACCGTCCTTGATTTTTATCCAGTGTGAGAGCGCGCCTCTGGTTACGCAGCAGGTGCCGACACCTTTTATTTCCCGGTCAGGCATTGTCCATTTCTGGTATATTTTATCATCTCCGGCCTTAATGCGGTCAGCACAGGTATTAATCCAGCCCTCCATGCGTCTGGTCAGCATAGTTGTTTCTACCACGCGACAGACTGTCCGGCCCATGGTGGAAAAGAGCTGTTCTGATTTCATTCCTGTTTTTTTGAAAAAATCATCCAGAAGTTTGGTCGTTTCGCTTTCCTTTTTTGCGTAGGCTATGGCTCTACGGGCCAGAGGGCCTGTTTCCATTGGCTCATCTTTGTATCTGGGGGCCTTTGCCCACGAATATTTATCCTTATCTTCATAGCTGGTGTATTGCGGGTCGGTTTCGCCTTCATAAGGCTTGCGGGCCTTGTCTCCCTCATACCAGCTTCTGGCTACATGCTCCGCAATGTTATCAAGGTCCATTTTATCATGTTTATGCAGATTGTTTCCCCAGATTATTCCGGATTTGAAATACGGGTCTTTTCCAGTTTCCGGGTCATAGAAATCGGAGAAAGCCATGAAATTGGATGTGCTTCCATATTTCAAAGCCTCAGGATATTTCATGGTGAGCATTGTTATGTCCGGCATCATGGCGTTTTCAACAAACTCCATTGTAATTTTCCAGATGTGCCGGAAGTGCTCGATTATTTCCGGTCTTAAACTGTCATAGCAGGTTACCCCGCCCACAACCATGGACTGGGCATGGGGGTTTTTGCCTGCGAAAAGAGCCATGGCTCTGGCAAGCTCAAGTTGAACCCTTAATCCTTCAAAATAATGGGCTGAAAGGATCAGGTTTTCTTCCGGGGTCAGGTGATAAGCCGGGTTTCCTCCAAGAAAATATGCATTTTCAAGAAATCCCAACTGTCCTGTCTTAACAAAATCTTTCAATCTTTTCTGGATCAGGTAAAGCTCGGATGGATCTTCGGATCTGTTGCTGGTCTGGGCAACCAGTTTTCCAGCCTTTGCAGGGTTTGCTGATATGGCGGAAGCCATATCTATCCAGTCAAGCCCGTGGAGGTGATAAAAGTGTACCAGATGATCATGAACAACCAGAGCTGAAAGGATAAGGTTCCGTATTACTTCAGCCATCGGCGGTGCTTTGATATCCAGTGCATCCTCAATTGCTCTTATGGAAGTAAGTGCGTGAGTGTTGGTACAGACTCCGCAGGTTCTTTGAGTAAAAAGCGGAGCATCTTCAGGCGGCCTTCCCTTAAGTATTTTTTCTATTCCCCTGAAAAGCTGGGCTCCCACCCATGCGTCTTTCACTCGTCCATTATCTATTTCAACCTCAATTTTGAGATGTCCTTCTATTCTGGTCACCGGATCAATAATTAGATTCTTACCGGCAACAACTGCTGATTTTTGACTCATAACTTTTTTCTCCTTCCTGATCTGGCAGGTTAGCTCTTGGGATTGTCTTCAATCGGGTGGAAGAACGGAGAATAGTCATCCCAGAAATTGGGTTCGCTGCATCCGATACATGGAGCTCCGGCCTTAACGGGCCAGTTAACCTGATTAAACATTTCTGTGGGGCAGTTGTTGTAAGTATATGGTCCCTTGCATCCCAGCTTGTAGAGGCACCATCCTTTTTTAGCTTCCGGGCTGTCAAAACTGAGTGCGAATTCACCCTTGTTGAAATGCTCCTGCCGCGGGCAGTGAGCGTGAACTGTGTCTCCAAAAAACATTTTCGGACGGTTCCATGAGTCAAGCTTGGGCATACCTTTTGTAAGAAGGTGGACTACTGTTCCAACAAAATTCATCGGGTTTGGCGGGCATCCGGCAATATTTATAGCTTCAACTCCAACTGACTCCAGAGCTGCATTTACTCCTTTTGATCCGGAAGGGTTGGGGCTTGCGGCCTGAACCCCGCCAAAGCTGGCACAGGAACCCATAGCAATAGTTGCTATGGCCTTTGATGCGACCCGTGCACAGAGCTGGAAAAATGTCTCTCCACCTACTTTGCAGTATTCCCCGCCATGATATGTTGGAATACCTCCCTCGATAACACAGATATATCCATCCGGATTTCTTAGGGCTTTCTCAAGTGCGGCATGTGAAGCATGTCCTGCTGCCGCCATTACGGTTTCACAGTAATCAAGCGAAATTGTACTCATTATTATTTCATCAAAATATGGCTCATAGGCTCTAAGCAGAGCTTCCGTACATCCTGTGCATTCAGCACCGTGCAGATATACTACAGAAGGTCTTTTTTTATTCAGCAGAGCCTCGGCTACCTGAGGAGCTGCGGCAGGGCCGAGTCCTATAAAAGTGCCCATTACTGTGCAGAATTTCATGAAATCACGACGGTCCAGCTTTTTTCTGCCGGCCATCATTTTTAGTGAGTCGAATCTGTTTCCGTTCGGCATAAGATCCTCCTTGGCTAGCCGGGCTTGTGACAGGCTGTGGTACAGCCTACAGGATTTTTACCGCCTTTGGTCCGCATCTGGGTATGGCATCCAAGACAGCTCGGGGGGCCATCGGAGTGCCAGGCTCTGTAAAAACCGCTTTTGTCATTAGGATCGTCACTCACATGACATTCACGGCAGGGAACGAATTCTCCCAGAGTTTTTCCTGATTCCTTGTGATGGCATTTCTTACAGGCAACATTGATTGCATGGAATCCATGAGGAAATTTAACTTCTTTTACCCATGTGTTTAATTTTTTGTTTCCAGCTGGCCGTACGATAGTGATTTTGTCGGGCACCTCGTATGCCTGAACCGCAGTTATCGCCAGAAAAGCAATAGCTACGGCAGAGATGAAAGGCAGAATCCTTTTCAGCATGGCTCCTCCATTTTCTGCATAAATTAGATTGAATCTAATAATACATGAAATAACTTAAAGGTAAATAAGAATAACATGAATTTAATGTAGCGTTTTCATTATATAGAAGAGAAATTTTAGGCAGTTATTTTTTGTGCAGTCTCTGAGTCCCTAAATAAACGCTTTTAGCTGTGTATGGAATGCTGAAATTTTCATTTTTACTTGCTGTTAAATTTAAAAATAGTTCATTAGCTCTTATTTCTCTTTTTGTTACATTAGAAAATACTATTAATCTTTAGAGAATACGTTTCTGTTAAAAGTGTTACGTGAAATTGCGGTTCTCAGGCTCTGTTTTATTGAGATATTCCCATCGCCGTATATTTGAAATCTTAGAATTCAGTGCTGCTCATAGCTTGAGCTGATAAAATGGAATATGAAATAATCCAACAATTGTAGTGAAATATCCTTAGCTTGAAATTTTGATGTTACAATTTGATGTCTTAAAAAACGGACTTAGTCTGACTGGATCATATCGCTTTAATATCGAGTCTGAAAAAACGGACTAAATGGTGATAAACTATATAATTTTTAAGACCATGTATTAAAAGAATATTTATTTTATAAAACAAGTGCTCCAGTCCTTTTTTTCAGACTTTGTTCCGATTGTCACAATCTTAGAGATCTGTAGAAGCATCTAATAAGTTCTTTTGTTCACAAAAGTGAAAAAATAAATTTTCTATCAAAGCCTGTGTTTTTAGCCTCATGCGTATTTTATCAAAAAAATCAAAGCTCTCCTCTGTTCATTGCGGCATGCTATTTGCTTTTGCCGAAGAAACTGAACGCTTAATCAGTTACAAAAGATAAAATTAATTAACCGGGAAACAGGTTCTTTTTAACTCAGGTCAATATTTAATAGGCCTGATTCTGGTTGTTTCAGATATTTTATCTTTATCTGTTGAATAATTATTCAAGTGATTAAGCCTGTTTCAGATCTGATTGATCTTTGATTCGAGAATAATGCCGGTAGGTTATCTCTTCGGCTTATTGCTATAATTTCGAGGCTCAGCTCCCTATAGTCTGCTGTTTTGTTTTCTTGACTGACAAAACAGCAGTGGGAGCACTGTTTCGACTTTTCCCATTTATTCATGGGGAAAGACTGTAATGGACAGTGCAGTTTTTTCGGACACAGAAGACGCATTCCGGAAAATCTGTTTTTATTGCGGTTTTGTTGGTTTGTCTGATGGGTGGTTTTTAAGGGCAATTGCCGGAAATCACAAAATTATTTCTCTTAAAGGATTGGTCAGTTGAAAAACAGATATATCCCGATAATTACAATCTCAGTTGTTTTAGCCCTTGTGGCGGCTGTCGGTTTTTTAATACCGCCGGCAGTACAGGACGCACCAACCCGTGTAGTCCTTGATAACAGCGGTGGTAGAGTTATTTTCAATCATCTCACACATGTTGATGACTATGGTCTGGAGTGTTCCGATTGTCACCACGATGATATCGGACAGGATACTCCTATTGCCTGTGGCAACTGTCATCCCGCTGCTTTTGATAAAAAATTCAAAGCAGAACACATGAAAAATTTCAAAAGTGATGAAGCATGTCTCCGCTGTCATGATGAAAAGCCCACTGGTCCTCTGTCCGAAGAAGACAGACCGGATATTGAATCCATCCCGACCAGATCCGAGGCTTTCCATAAACAGTGTATGTCCTGCCATGAAGACATGGGCGGACCTTACGGTGAAGACTCCTGTTACGAATGTCATGCGAGGTAATGCCGATGCTTAAAATTCATTACTCACTCGAATCAGATCTGAAAAAGGATATCGTAGATATTCCGGCACCTGATGAAATAAATATCAGAGTCAGCAACCTCGTTCTGAAGACCGGCAAAGGAAAGAAAATAGCCAAAGGCGAGCTTATTGCCGAACATCCCTCCAGATTCGGCGGTGCATACCACGCTCCTGTTTCAGGTAAAGTTACCAAGGTTAACTACCACCATATCACTATCAAAAGTGACGGTACTGATAACTGTGTTGAGCCGGTTGATTTGAGTTCTCTTGAAACCGGTAAAGAGCTTTTACGTACTCTGCAGGGGCTGGGTGTTGATGTTGCACCGCTTTCATCTGCTTCCAGACTGCTCATTATAAACGGACTTAATCCCGAACCGGGAATATCTGTTACCGAGCAGCTTCTTAGAGTCGAGCTGAAAACTATCGAAGCCGGACTTGAAATGGCCCGCAGATTTATAGCTCCCGAACAGACCGTTCTGGCTGTGTCTGCCGGTTCTCCATATAGACTGGACGGCGCTGAGATAAAGCAGATCAAGCCCAAGTATCCGAATTCCCTCGATGCTCTGGTTGCTAAAAAAGTGACTGGAAAAGAGTTTCCCGAGGAAACCAGAATAATGAGTGTTGTTGATCTCTACAGGATCGGAAAGATTGTTTTAAGCGGTCTTCCTATCACCGATACTACAATAACAGTCGGCGACACCAACTATCATATCCCTCTGGGAACCCCGATCAGACATCTGGTTGAATACCTCGGCCTTGAAGTCAGCAGCGGCGACAAGGTTGTGCTTGGCGGACCTTTCCGCGGTGAGGCTGTCTACAGCCTTTCAGAGGGCGTTAAAAAAGCTGACCACGGACTTTTTGTAGTCAAGGCTGGTTCTTTCCCCGCCATTGAGGATGCAACCTGCATCAACTGCGGTGAGTGTGTGCTTAACTGTCCCGCTAGAATTCAGGCAAACCTGATCAGCCGTTATGCTGAGTTCGAAATGTTCGACCATGCGGTCAGGCACGGACTTCACAGCTGTCTGGAATGCGGTCTCTGTTCATTCAACTGTACCGCCAGAAGACCTCTTTTGCAGTACATTCGTTTTGCTAAAACCCAGCTCATGAATCAGGGAGCCGGGGAGCAGGAACAGGGTTAGGCGGCCGTTTTTTTCGGCAATCGTAAAAGTTTCGAGATTTAAAGGGTTAATACTATATGACTCCTCCCGTAATTAAAGCAATGTCGGACGTAGCCGTAAGACTGACCGTATCACCGGCTCCGCACTGGCGCAGTAAGCGCACAGTGGAGAAGATGATGATGTGTCATCTGCTGGCTCTTGTCCCGGCAATGGCAATGGCAATTTATATGTTCGGTATCCGGGCTGCCTCACTTGCAGGCATAGCCGGAGCCGTAGCGGTTGTTACTGAGGCCGTATGTCTTAAGCTTCAGAACCGTGACATCAATGTAGACAACTACAGTGCTCTTTATGAAGGCGTCCTTTTTGCCTTTCTGCTCCCGGCAGGCGCACCGTGGTGGCTTGCAGCAATAGGAGCCGTGGTAACCATAGCTCTTGGCCGTACCGTATTCGGAGGCTTCGGATGTAATCCCGTCTGTGCTCCTCTGGTTGCGTGGGCTTTCTGCAGACTCTCCTGGCCGCAGGCTATGGATATTGATTTCAATACCGCACAGTTCGCCATGAACTATCCACTTGATCAGCTCAAGCATTTCGGCGTGGATAGCCTGTATCAGTTTGACTACAAGAATCTTTTCTACGGCTTTCAGCTTGGCGGCATCGGTTCCTCACAGGTCGCAGCACTTCTTGTCGGTGGAATATTCCTTATAGCCACCGGCTGGATTCGCATTTTTATTCCGCTTTCATTCCTTATCGGAGTAGCCGGAACAGCAACCCTGTTCTGGGGAATTGATCCTTCTGTATATGCTGATCCGCTTTTTCATATCCTTACCGGAAGCACGGTTTTTGCCGCGTTCTTCCTTGCCCCTGATGTAGCCTCCAGCCCTGTGGGAAAAATACCGCAGATTCTGTTCGGATTGATAGCCGGTATTATGGTCGTGATTATCCGTGTCTACGGAATTTATCCCGACGGAGTGCCCTTTGCCATCATGATTGCGAACCTGCTCACCCCGCTTTTGGACAGGGTGCGCCCCAAACCTTTCGGAGGCAGATAAGACATGCGTGAAATTATTCATATGATCGTAGTCCTGTCACTTATCTGTGCCGCTTCAGGAACACTTCTGGTGAACCTGAAAAAAGCAACTAAAAGCCAGATCGAGCAGCAGGTACTGACTTATGTTCAGGGTCCGGCCCTTCTTTCTGTTCTTAAGGATCGTGACAACGATCCCATCAAGGAAAGAGTTAAAATTAAAGGTGTCAATGTTTTTCCGGCTATGAAAGACGGCAAACTCATCGGCGTGGCAATTGAATCATTTGCTCCGGGTTATTCCGGAAACATCGGCGTAATGGTCGGATTCAATATGCAGAAAGATGCATTGCTGGGAATCGGAATTACAACTCAGACCGAGACTCCGGGAATAGGAACAAGAGTTACCAAACCGTCATTTACCTCAAGATTTGTAGGGCATGATCTCAAAAGCATGCAGCTCAAATCCAAAGGTGGTGATGTCGACGGTATTTCCGGTGCCACCTATTCATCCACCGGTACTGTTGATGCCGTTCGTAAAGCCATTGAGACTTTCAACGGAATCAAGCCTGAAATCCTCAAAATCTGGCAGACTTCATAGGAGGCTTTCGTGAGCGCTATAGTTAAAGAATTTGTCAAAGGACTATGGGAAGAGCTTCCGCCGTTCAGGGTTGTTCTTGGTCTGTGTCCAACACTGGCTGTTACTTCAAATGCGGAAAATGGTCTTGGAATGGGAGTCGCGGTCGTGTTTGTTCTGACTCTGTCAAACCTGATCATTTCCGCTTTAAGAAAAATAATACCTACCAAGGTTCGTATCGCCTGCTTCATTGTTATTGCTGCTTCACTGGTTGTTGCCGTTGAGCTGCTCATGCAGGCTTATACCTATCCGCTTTATCAGAAGCTCGGAATTTTTGTTCCGCTTATTGTTGTTAACTGTCTCATTCTTGGTCGTGCTGAAGCTTTCGCATCCAAGAATCCGATTATGCTTTCCATTGCCGATGCTCTGGGTATGGGAATCGGTTTTACCCTGTCGCTTACTTTTCTCGGTGCTATCCGCGAAATACTCGGAAGCGGAACCATTTTCGGGCATGCAATCATGTGGGAAAGTTTTCATCCAGCCGGATTCATGGTCAAGGCTCCCGGCGCATTCGTTGCTTTGGGACTGATACTGGCCGGCATGAATGCCTTCAATCGTTATCAGAGCCGCAAGAAAGGTGAAACACCTCCCGATTGCCAGAATTCAACCTGTGCAAGCTGCGGTGCCTGCGGTTCCTGCAACTCAATTAACGAACGCTAGAAGGAGTAAATACGATCATGGAATACTTCCTGCTTTTTATCTCCGCCACTTTTATCAATAACATCGTACTGGTTCAGTATCTTGGTGCCTGCCCGTTCATGGGAACATCCAAGTCCACCGATGTAGCCATCGGAATGGGTAGTGCGGTTATTTTTGTTATTCTGATGGCAACCGCTTTCACCTGGCCGTTGCAGCATTATGTGCTCGACCCTTATGGAATCGGATATCTGCAGACCATTGTTTTTATTCTGGTCATTGCATCACTTGTTCAGTTCGTGGAGATGTTCCTCAAAAAAGCCATTCCACCGCTGTATAAGTCTCTGGGACTTTTTCTGCCCCTTATCACAACAAACTGCGCCGTGCTTGGCGTGGCTATCATGGTTCAGCGCAGCGAATATTCGTTCGTTAAATCACTGGTTTTCGCGTTCTCATCCGGTGTAGGTTTCCTTGTTGCGCTGGTAATTATTTCTTCCATTCGTGAAAGACTGGATATCGCACCGGTTCCAAGTGTGTTCAGAGGGGTTCCCATCGCTTTGATCATGGCTGGAATTATGTCTCTGGCGTTCTTTGCCTTTAAGGGCATGGCTGCCTAACTAGTGAAGGAGACAAGTTAATTATGGTTACATCTTCGATATTAGTATTGTTCCTTTTAGGATTTATTGCTGCCGGTATACTTGCCGCAGCATCCAAGATTCTCCATGTGGAGGAAGATCCTCGCATAGCTCTGGTTGAAAACTGCTTTCCCGGTGCGAACTGCGGCGGATGCGGATTTCCCGGATGTTCAGCAGCAGCTGCCGCTGTCGTCAAGGGACAGGCCGCTCCTGAAGTCTGCGTTGCAGGTGGAGCCGACATCGCCACCAACATTGCTGCAATCATGGGTACAGAGGTTGCTTTTAAAGAACCCAAAGTGGCCGCAAATATCTGCACCGGTGGTTCCAGAGCGAACCTTCTCTTCGATTATGAAGGCGTTGAGGACTGCCGCGCTGAAGCTCTTCTCTACGGTGGTGAAAAATCATGCGGTCTTGGTTGTATCGGCCTTGGCTCATGTGTGAAAGTCTGCGGTTTTGACGCTATTCGTCTTACCGATGACGGACTTCCCATTGTAGACATGAATGCCTGCCGCTCATGCGGAAAATGCGCTGAAGTCTGCCCCACAGGTGCGGTTCGCATCAGTGGCATGACCATGGACCTGCTGCATCTTAATGAGATTGATGATTGTCTTGCGCCCTGCATGCAGAAATGCCCGGCACAGATAGACGTCAGAACATATATCAACCAGATGAAAAAAGGGGATATGCGTGGAGCATTGCTGACCATGAAGGAACGCAATCCGCTTCCGCTGGCTGTCGGACGCCTCTGCCCGGCACCCTGCGAAACCATTTGTCGCCGCAACATTGCCGATGAAGGTGTCGCAATTCATACCCTGCACCGTTTTGTGGCTGACTGGGAAATGAACTCAGGTTCCCGTCTGTCACTGACCTGCAACCCCCTTTCCGGTCATAAAGTAGCGATCATAGGTTCCGGACCTGCCGGTCTTTCCTGCGCTTATTTCCTGCGCAGAGTAGGGCATCAGCCGGTTATCTTTGAAAAACGTGACGTGGCCGGTGGTATGATGAAAGGAATTATCCCTGAATACCGTCTGCCTGAAAAAGTTGTAGACTGGGAAATTCAGAGCATTTTCGACCTTGGTGTGGAAGTCCGCACAGGTGTTGAATTCGGTAAGGATATTACCGTCAAGCAGCTTGAAGATGAAGGCTTTGAGGCCATATTTATGGCTACCGGAGCATGGAAAGTGCCTGCCCTTGGAATAGAAAACGGGGACAGCGAGAATGTGCTTGACGCAATTAGTTTTCTTGCCGGTGTAGGTAAGGAATTCAGCGACCTCAAAGGTAAGAAGATCG is a genomic window containing:
- a CDS encoding cytochrome c3 family protein, encoding MKNRYIPIITISVVLALVAAVGFLIPPAVQDAPTRVVLDNSGGRVIFNHLTHVDDYGLECSDCHHDDIGQDTPIACGNCHPAAFDKKFKAEHMKNFKSDEACLRCHDEKPTGPLSEEDRPDIESIPTRSEAFHKQCMSCHEDMGGPYGEDSCYECHAR
- the rsxE gene encoding electron transport complex subunit RsxE, translated to MSAIVKEFVKGLWEELPPFRVVLGLCPTLAVTSNAENGLGMGVAVVFVLTLSNLIISALRKIIPTKVRIACFIVIAASLVVAVELLMQAYTYPLYQKLGIFVPLIVVNCLILGRAEAFASKNPIMLSIADALGMGIGFTLSLTFLGAIREILGSGTIFGHAIMWESFHPAGFMVKAPGAFVALGLILAGMNAFNRYQSRKKGETPPDCQNSTCASCGACGSCNSINER
- a CDS encoding 4Fe-4S dicluster domain-containing protein, which codes for MPMLKIHYSLESDLKKDIVDIPAPDEINIRVSNLVLKTGKGKKIAKGELIAEHPSRFGGAYHAPVSGKVTKVNYHHITIKSDGTDNCVEPVDLSSLETGKELLRTLQGLGVDVAPLSSASRLLIINGLNPEPGISVTEQLLRVELKTIEAGLEMARRFIAPEQTVLAVSAGSPYRLDGAEIKQIKPKYPNSLDALVAKKVTGKEFPEETRIMSVVDLYRIGKIVLSGLPITDTTITVGDTNYHIPLGTPIRHLVEYLGLEVSSGDKVVLGGPFRGEAVYSLSEGVKKADHGLFVVKAGSFPAIEDATCINCGECVLNCPARIQANLISRYAEFEMFDHAVRHGLHSCLECGLCSFNCTARRPLLQYIRFAKTQLMNQGAGEQEQG
- a CDS encoding RnfABCDGE type electron transport complex subunit D, encoding MTPPVIKAMSDVAVRLTVSPAPHWRSKRTVEKMMMCHLLALVPAMAMAIYMFGIRAASLAGIAGAVAVVTEAVCLKLQNRDINVDNYSALYEGVLFAFLLPAGAPWWLAAIGAVVTIALGRTVFGGFGCNPVCAPLVAWAFCRLSWPQAMDIDFNTAQFAMNYPLDQLKHFGVDSLYQFDYKNLFYGFQLGGIGSSQVAALLVGGIFLIATGWIRIFIPLSFLIGVAGTATLFWGIDPSVYADPLFHILTGSTVFAAFFLAPDVASSPVGKIPQILFGLIAGIMVVIIRVYGIYPDGVPFAIMIANLLTPLLDRVRPKPFGGR
- the rnfG gene encoding RnfABCDGE type electron transport complex subunit G, producing MREIIHMIVVLSLICAASGTLLVNLKKATKSQIEQQVLTYVQGPALLSVLKDRDNDPIKERVKIKGVNVFPAMKDGKLIGVAIESFAPGYSGNIGVMVGFNMQKDALLGIGITTQTETPGIGTRVTKPSFTSRFVGHDLKSMQLKSKGGDVDGISGATYSSTGTVDAVRKAIETFNGIKPEILKIWQTS
- a CDS encoding molybdopterin-containing oxidoreductase family protein; this translates as MQIKKTICPYDCPTSCSLQVTTDGTKIIKVRGDTDDPVTGGLICRKMQHYEKSVNSSERILTPLKRTGAKGSGEFKPISWAEAVTEITENWKTAIADYGPQAILPVYYSGVMGLIQRNCGEALFNRMGACTLVKTLCSSAKDAGYKAVAGSTGCLDPRELSGSDYYIIWGSNMKATRLQSMPHIVKARKNGKKIVLIEAYANEMASYCDQVILITPGTDGALALAMMHVLEKEGLADSEFLKTQAEGYSEFRETLENYTPEWAEKITGVPAEVIVKLAREFGAVKAPAIILGSGNSRYGNGGMTVRLITILSAFTGAWNKKGGGYCGSNPNSKSYVDKNRITRPDLRSNSARFVNINKISSALNGEAGESPIKCLHVYACNPVASVADQQGIVKGMSRADLFTVVHERFMTDTARYADIILPATFSVEQSDCHTAYGYCSFGVSRKVVPAPGECKSNWDIFCMLAEGMGFDDDHFKRSEDDLLDELLANPMSGLQEISESDKKVFAEGGTVSIAYSDHTDWQTPSGKLQIINNSLEDKLPVYRECYGGDYPLKLISVPSSETLNSIFLERDELMERRGEMTLQMHPADAEARGISDGDSIVACNEQGKVVFTAALTPLIARGAVAAVGVFKTMQSANGNLVNTLHHERLSDIGEATTMNDNTVEIRKA
- a CDS encoding cytochrome c3 family protein; protein product: MLKRILPFISAVAIAFLAITAVQAYEVPDKITIVRPAGNKKLNTWVKEVKFPHGFHAINVACKKCHHKESGKTLGEFVPCRECHVSDDPNDKSGFYRAWHSDGPPSCLGCHTQMRTKGGKNPVGCTTACHKPG
- a CDS encoding nickel-dependent hydrogenase large subunit, whose protein sequence is MSQKSAVVAGKNLIIDPVTRIEGHLKIEVEIDNGRVKDAWVGAQLFRGIEKILKGRPPEDAPLFTQRTCGVCTNTHALTSIRAIEDALDIKAPPMAEVIRNLILSALVVHDHLVHFYHLHGLDWIDMASAISANPAKAGKLVAQTSNRSEDPSELYLIQKRLKDFVKTGQLGFLENAYFLGGNPAYHLTPEENLILSAHYFEGLRVQLELARAMALFAGKNPHAQSMVVGGVTCYDSLRPEIIEHFRHIWKITMEFVENAMMPDITMLTMKYPEALKYGSTSNFMAFSDFYDPETGKDPYFKSGIIWGNNLHKHDKMDLDNIAEHVARSWYEGDKARKPYEGETDPQYTSYEDKDKYSWAKAPRYKDEPMETGPLARRAIAYAKKESETTKLLDDFFKKTGMKSEQLFSTMGRTVCRVVETTMLTRRMEGWINTCADRIKAGDDKIYQKWTMPDREIKGVGTCCVTRGALSHWIKIKDGKIDNFQLVVPSTWNLGPRCANGKLSPAEQSLMGCPCPDPDRPVEILRTIHSFDPCIACAVHLIDGRGGEPKKFKVL
- a CDS encoding hydrogenase small subunit, producing the protein MPNGNRFDSLKMMAGRKKLDRRDFMKFCTVMGTFIGLGPAAAPQVAEALLNKKRPSVVYLHGAECTGCTEALLRAYEPYFDEIIMSTISLDYCETVMAAAGHASHAALEKALRNPDGYICVIEGGIPTYHGGEYCKVGGETFFQLCARVASKAIATIAMGSCASFGGVQAASPNPSGSKGVNAALESVGVEAINIAGCPPNPMNFVGTVVHLLTKGMPKLDSWNRPKMFFGDTVHAHCPRQEHFNKGEFALSFDSPEAKKGWCLYKLGCKGPYTYNNCPTEMFNQVNWPVKAGAPCIGCSEPNFWDDYSPFFHPIEDNPKS